Proteins encoded within one genomic window of Jiangella mangrovi:
- a CDS encoding ABC transporter transmembrane domain-containing protein, whose translation MRALPYADPGVPDTRSRTRFLAWLARAQWRTLVVGAFFGVLWMVSQALMPWAIGHGIDGIIADDSRSTARWAAFVAGLGLIQALAGVMRHRASVANWLYSAFRVIQLVSRHAARTGPAVPRSMSTGEVVATVSSDSMHIGHAMEVTPRFAGAIVSYVVVSVIVLDTSVPLGLMVLIGVPLLVIAMGPLIRPLQERQRRQREALGDLTALGADTVAGLRVLRGIGGEKVFVSRYAERSETVRAAGVRLAGTQALLDAVLVLLPGVFLVLLTWVGARLVLSGDIEPGALVALYGYAFFLLMPVRTAGEMAFVATRAMVAAKRVLAVLAIERDVRDDGATAEGEPTPSSAEEVLVDEATGLRVRPGSLTMLVSDEPAFTAAVADRLGRLVPGNGVRLGDVPLDRLPVAEVRRRVVVSDPEPTLFTGSLRSGLDPHGRHDDAELTAAMGTASAGDVLETLRDGLDSMVEERGRSLSGGQRQRVALARVLVREPEVLVLVEPTSAVDAHTEAAIAGRLRDARAGRTTVVVTASPLMLAKADTVAWFDDGRLVATGSHDELMSTTPAYRRTVTREEDPE comes from the coding sequence GTGCGCGCTCTTCCCTACGCCGACCCCGGCGTCCCCGACACCCGCTCCCGCACCAGGTTCCTGGCCTGGCTGGCGCGGGCACAGTGGCGCACCCTCGTCGTGGGCGCCTTCTTCGGGGTCCTGTGGATGGTCTCGCAGGCGCTCATGCCCTGGGCCATCGGTCACGGCATCGACGGCATCATCGCCGACGACTCCCGCAGCACGGCCCGCTGGGCGGCGTTCGTCGCCGGGCTCGGACTCATCCAGGCGCTGGCCGGCGTCATGCGGCACCGGGCGTCGGTGGCCAACTGGCTCTACTCGGCGTTCCGGGTCATCCAGCTGGTCTCGCGGCACGCCGCGCGCACCGGTCCCGCCGTCCCCAGGTCCATGTCCACCGGCGAGGTCGTGGCCACCGTGTCCAGCGACTCCATGCACATCGGGCACGCCATGGAGGTCACGCCGCGCTTCGCCGGCGCCATCGTGTCCTACGTCGTGGTGTCGGTCATCGTGCTCGACACATCGGTGCCGCTGGGCCTCATGGTGCTCATCGGCGTCCCGCTGCTGGTCATCGCCATGGGCCCGCTCATCCGGCCGCTGCAGGAACGGCAGCGCCGGCAGCGCGAGGCCCTCGGCGACCTCACCGCGCTGGGGGCCGACACCGTGGCCGGCCTGCGGGTGCTGCGCGGCATCGGCGGCGAGAAGGTCTTCGTCAGCCGCTACGCCGAGCGCTCCGAGACCGTCCGCGCGGCCGGCGTCCGGCTGGCCGGCACCCAGGCGCTGCTCGACGCCGTCCTCGTGCTGCTGCCGGGCGTGTTCCTGGTGCTGCTGACCTGGGTCGGGGCGCGGCTGGTGCTCAGCGGCGACATCGAGCCCGGCGCGCTGGTGGCGCTGTACGGCTACGCGTTCTTCCTGCTCATGCCGGTCCGCACGGCCGGAGAGATGGCGTTCGTCGCCACGCGGGCCATGGTCGCCGCCAAGCGCGTCCTGGCCGTGCTGGCCATCGAGCGCGACGTCCGCGACGACGGGGCCACCGCGGAAGGTGAGCCGACGCCGTCGTCGGCCGAAGAGGTGCTGGTCGACGAGGCGACGGGGCTGCGGGTGCGGCCCGGGTCGCTGACCATGCTGGTCTCCGACGAGCCGGCGTTCACCGCGGCGGTCGCCGACCGGCTGGGCCGGTTGGTGCCGGGCAACGGCGTGCGGCTCGGCGACGTGCCGCTCGACCGGCTGCCGGTCGCCGAGGTGCGCCGCAGGGTCGTCGTCAGCGACCCCGAGCCGACGCTGTTCACCGGATCGCTGCGCAGCGGGCTCGACCCCCACGGCCGGCACGACGACGCCGAGCTGACGGCGGCCATGGGCACGGCGTCGGCGGGCGACGTGCTCGAGACCCTGCGCGACGGCCTCGACTCCATGGTCGAGGAGCGCGGCCGGTCGCTGTCCGGCGGGCAGCGGCAGCGGGTCGCGCTGGCGCGGGTGCTGGTCCGCGAGCCCGAGGTGCTGGTGCTGGTCGAGCCGACCAGCGCCGTCGACGCGCACACCGAGGCGGCCATCGCCGGCCGGCTGCGCGACGCGCGGGCCGGACGCACCACCGTCGTCGTCACGGCCAGTCCGCTCATGCTGGCCAAGGCCGACACCGTCGCCTGGTTCGACGACGGCCGCCTGGTCGCCACCGGCAGCCACGACGAGCTCATGAGCACCACCCCCGCCTACCGACGCACCGTGACCCGAGAGGAGGACCCGGAATGA
- the guaA gene encoding glutamine-hydrolyzing GMP synthase, with the protein MATLDYPGRVAETSHDTVLVVDFGAQYAQLIARRVREARVYSEIVPHTMPVADMLAKQPKAIILSGGPSSVYAEGAPAVDPALFQAGVPAFGICYGFQAMARALGGTVAHTGKSEFGRTDLAVAQTGTLLQGVDTGTKVWMSHGDSVTEAPAGFQVLAGTPDTPVAAFEDTARGLAGVQWHPEVLHSEHGQAVLQHFLYDIAGAAPTWTMANIVDETVTAVREKVGTKRVICGLSGGVDSAVAAALVQRAVGDQLTCVYVDHGLMREGESEQVERDYVAATGVDLHVVEAADRFLTQLKGVEDPEEKRKIIGREFIRVFEQAARDIVAQAGEEGTEVEFLVQGTLYPDVVESGGGEGTANIKSHHNVGGLPDDLQFSLIEPLRTLFKDEVRAVGEQLGLPAEIVWRQPFPGPGLGIRIVGAVDAERLAILRKADAIARAELTAAGLDRDVWQFPVVLLANVRSVGVQGDGRTYGHPIVLRPVSSEDAMTADWSRLPYDVVERISTRITNEVREVNRVVLDVTSKPPGTIEWE; encoded by the coding sequence ATGGCCACTCTCGACTACCCTGGGCGGGTGGCCGAGACCTCCCATGACACCGTTCTCGTCGTCGACTTCGGCGCCCAGTACGCCCAGCTGATCGCGCGGCGCGTGCGTGAGGCGCGGGTCTACTCCGAGATCGTCCCGCACACCATGCCGGTGGCGGACATGCTGGCGAAGCAGCCGAAGGCGATCATCCTGTCCGGCGGGCCGTCCAGCGTGTACGCCGAGGGCGCGCCCGCCGTCGACCCCGCCCTCTTCCAGGCCGGGGTCCCGGCGTTCGGCATCTGCTACGGCTTCCAGGCCATGGCGCGGGCGCTCGGCGGCACCGTCGCGCACACCGGGAAGTCCGAGTTCGGCCGCACCGACCTCGCCGTCGCGCAGACCGGCACCCTCCTGCAGGGCGTCGACACCGGCACCAAGGTGTGGATGAGCCACGGCGACTCCGTCACCGAGGCGCCCGCCGGGTTCCAGGTGCTGGCCGGCACGCCCGACACCCCGGTCGCGGCGTTCGAGGACACCGCCCGCGGGCTGGCCGGAGTCCAGTGGCACCCCGAGGTGCTGCACTCCGAGCACGGCCAGGCGGTCCTGCAGCACTTCCTCTACGACATCGCCGGCGCCGCACCCACCTGGACCATGGCCAACATCGTCGACGAGACGGTCACAGCCGTCCGCGAGAAGGTCGGCACCAAGCGGGTCATCTGCGGGCTCTCCGGCGGCGTCGACTCCGCCGTGGCCGCGGCGCTCGTGCAGCGGGCCGTCGGTGACCAGCTGACCTGCGTCTACGTCGACCACGGGCTCATGCGCGAGGGCGAGTCCGAGCAGGTCGAGCGCGACTACGTGGCCGCCACCGGCGTCGACCTCCACGTCGTCGAGGCCGCCGACCGCTTCCTCACCCAGCTCAAGGGCGTCGAGGACCCCGAGGAGAAGCGGAAGATCATCGGCCGCGAGTTCATCCGGGTCTTCGAGCAGGCGGCGCGCGACATCGTCGCCCAGGCCGGCGAAGAGGGCACCGAGGTGGAGTTCCTGGTCCAGGGCACGCTCTACCCCGACGTCGTCGAGTCCGGCGGCGGCGAGGGCACGGCCAACATCAAGAGCCACCACAACGTCGGCGGCCTGCCCGACGACCTCCAGTTCAGCCTCATCGAGCCGCTGCGCACGCTGTTCAAGGACGAGGTGCGCGCGGTCGGCGAGCAGCTGGGCCTGCCGGCCGAGATCGTCTGGCGCCAGCCGTTCCCCGGCCCTGGCCTGGGCATCCGCATCGTCGGCGCCGTCGACGCCGAACGGCTGGCGATCCTGCGCAAGGCCGACGCCATCGCCCGCGCGGAGCTGACGGCGGCCGGCCTCGACCGCGACGTCTGGCAGTTCCCTGTCGTGCTGCTGGCCAACGTGCGGTCGGTGGGCGTGCAGGGCGACGGCCGCACCTACGGCCATCCCATCGTGCTGCGCCCGGTGTCCAGCGAGGACGCCATGACGGCGGACTGGTCGCGGCTGCCCTACGACGTGGTCGAACGCATCTCCACCCGTATCACCAACGAGGTCCGCGAGGTGAACCGCGTCGTGCTCGACGTCACCAGCAAGCCGCCGGGCACCATCGAGTGGGAGTGA
- a CDS encoding glycerophosphodiester phosphodiesterase family protein, producing MSDTVGPLVIAHRGACGYRPEHTLASYQLAADLGADFLETDLLLTRDGVLVARHDAELSTSTDVAERPEFAHRRRRGLVDGRELTGWFIDDFSLAELRTLFARERIPELRPANQAYDGRLRVPTFDEIITLAVEGGRRRGRPVGLYPELKHPTYFAERGLSPEDALLEVLRGFRLERAGIPVFVQSYEPSVLRRLAARTSVPLVQLVDITGRPYDWEQAGDGRRFVDMLTPTGLREVSAYAAVLGAHKSLVVPRGPEGRLGHPGRLVSDAHDLGMAVHAWTFRNENSFLPADRRRGWEAAGHGDALGEFAVYYGAGVDGVITDHPDTAVTARDQAFGSRSRRSLLSDAMSPASPIETSSTGMATSRPDRPRTS from the coding sequence ATGTCGGACACCGTCGGGCCCCTCGTCATCGCGCACCGTGGCGCGTGTGGCTATCGCCCCGAGCACACGCTGGCCAGCTACCAGCTCGCCGCCGACCTCGGCGCCGACTTCCTCGAGACCGACCTGCTGCTGACGCGCGACGGCGTCCTGGTCGCCCGGCACGACGCCGAGCTGTCCACGTCGACCGACGTCGCCGAGCGGCCGGAGTTCGCGCACCGGCGCCGCCGCGGCCTCGTCGACGGCCGCGAGCTGACCGGCTGGTTCATCGACGACTTCTCGCTCGCCGAGCTCAGGACGCTGTTCGCGCGCGAGCGGATCCCCGAGCTCCGTCCGGCCAACCAGGCCTACGACGGCCGGCTTCGGGTGCCGACGTTCGACGAGATCATCACGCTCGCCGTCGAGGGCGGACGGCGCCGCGGGCGGCCCGTCGGCCTGTACCCGGAGCTCAAGCACCCGACCTACTTCGCCGAGCGCGGGCTGTCGCCGGAGGACGCGCTCCTGGAGGTGCTGCGCGGCTTCCGCCTCGAGCGGGCCGGCATCCCGGTGTTCGTGCAGTCCTACGAGCCGTCCGTGCTGCGCCGGCTGGCCGCGCGCACGTCGGTGCCGCTGGTGCAGCTGGTCGACATCACCGGCCGGCCCTACGACTGGGAGCAGGCCGGGGACGGGCGCCGGTTCGTCGACATGCTTACCCCGACGGGGCTGCGCGAGGTGTCGGCGTACGCGGCGGTGCTGGGGGCGCACAAGTCGCTGGTGGTGCCGCGCGGCCCCGAGGGCCGGCTGGGCCACCCCGGCCGGCTGGTGTCCGACGCCCACGACCTCGGGATGGCGGTGCACGCCTGGACGTTCCGGAACGAGAACTCGTTCCTGCCGGCCGATCGGCGACGGGGCTGGGAGGCGGCCGGTCACGGCGACGCGCTGGGGGAGTTCGCCGTGTACTACGGCGCCGGGGTGGACGGTGTCATCACCGACCACCCCGACACCGCCGTCACGGCCAGGGATCAGGCCTTCGGGTCACGCTCGCGGCGCAGCTTGCTCAGCGACGCCATGAGCCCGGCCAGCCCGATCGAGACCAGCAGCACCGGCATGGCGACCTCCAGGCCCGACAGGCCCAGGACGTCGTAG
- a CDS encoding PspC domain-containing protein, protein MSDLPPASAGTTPRVTDEFRSLRRSRSDRVVAGVLGGLGRRLGIDPVVLRVATVVLAIFGGVGVLLYAVAWLMVPAEDEERSVLDQALGRGEDRRSGTVPLALLLATVGLVSGIGIIAGTWDGGVLLLLAIMGVYLLLRRRDDEDERARADAPQEAWFDSPYVYDPTVAAQSRADAVGDTTATATGTADAATGTGTATKDSTATTPGPAGPTSGWPEGPDWGPPPAPPAPAPVPPPARPEKQRSVLGLITFCVAIVSVGVLAVNDAAWANYPPAIYIAVPLGIVALGLLVGAWYGRSRGLIFLGFLLSLALVPATWLSQWDLQDVGDATYTYTTAAAVPTEHRDHGVGDNVYDLSGLTLTDDQTVRLSVEQGVGELTILVPPNADVTVERASLGAGDMSILGESRDGAGQEFTDLTDNGPDGPGGGRIVLDLDMGLGSLEVNR, encoded by the coding sequence ATGAGTGATCTGCCTCCTGCCTCCGCCGGCACCACGCCGCGCGTCACCGACGAGTTCCGGTCGCTGCGCCGCAGCCGCTCGGACCGTGTCGTCGCGGGCGTGCTCGGCGGGCTGGGCCGGCGGCTCGGCATCGACCCCGTCGTTCTCCGCGTCGCCACCGTGGTCCTCGCGATCTTCGGCGGCGTCGGCGTCCTGCTGTACGCCGTCGCCTGGCTGATGGTCCCGGCCGAGGACGAGGAGCGCTCGGTCCTCGACCAGGCGCTCGGCCGCGGCGAGGACCGCCGCTCGGGCACCGTCCCGCTGGCGCTGCTGCTGGCGACCGTGGGCCTCGTCTCCGGCATCGGCATCATCGCCGGCACCTGGGACGGCGGCGTCCTGCTGCTGCTCGCGATCATGGGCGTCTACCTGCTGCTGCGCCGCCGCGACGACGAGGACGAGCGCGCCCGCGCCGACGCGCCGCAGGAGGCCTGGTTCGACTCCCCGTACGTCTACGACCCGACCGTCGCCGCGCAGTCGCGAGCCGACGCCGTCGGCGACACGACCGCGACCGCCACCGGCACCGCCGACGCGGCCACCGGTACCGGCACCGCGACCAAGGACAGCACCGCGACGACGCCCGGCCCGGCCGGACCGACCAGTGGCTGGCCCGAGGGCCCCGACTGGGGTCCGCCGCCCGCGCCGCCGGCCCCGGCGCCGGTGCCGCCGCCCGCGCGGCCTGAGAAGCAGCGCTCGGTGCTCGGCCTGATCACGTTCTGCGTGGCGATCGTGTCGGTCGGCGTGCTGGCCGTCAACGACGCCGCCTGGGCGAACTACCCGCCGGCCATCTACATCGCCGTGCCGCTGGGCATCGTCGCCCTCGGGCTGCTCGTCGGCGCCTGGTACGGACGGTCGCGCGGCCTGATCTTCCTCGGTTTCCTGTTGTCGCTCGCGCTGGTCCCGGCCACCTGGCTGTCGCAGTGGGACCTGCAGGACGTCGGCGACGCCACCTACACGTACACGACGGCGGCCGCGGTGCCGACCGAGCACCGCGACCACGGCGTCGGCGACAACGTCTACGACCTGTCCGGGCTGACCCTCACCGACGACCAGACGGTCCGGCTCAGCGTCGAGCAGGGCGTCGGCGAGCTCACGATCCTCGTTCCCCCGAACGCCGACGTCACCGTGGAGCGGGCGTCCCTGGGCGCCGGCGACATGTCGATCCTCGGCGAGTCCCGCGACGGCGCCGGGCAGGAGTTCACCGACCTGACCGACAACGGCCCCGACGGTCCCGGAGGCGGGCGCATCGTGCTCGACCTCGACATGGGCCTCGGCAGCCTGGAGGTGAACCGATGA
- a CDS encoding ATP-binding protein: MSTVPTPRAAGPAARGPARPDDADDPVEDRTADPVEDRTADPVEDRTADAVVDDDPVPETEAAAATERGPRALPPGEPPAGKTGARTPDAAADPGAPPRFARSSDGRMVAGVAVALAAQFKVQPLAVRIAFSLLSAVSGFGVVLYLALWIFTPLDQTVAREAEEEAAPAGIAAATRTGKRKRRTFVQRTGDLGQLAALVVLGAGVWLLVQQTPLGVSPAVFFPLLLAAAGLTLVWRAADEQERSRLSAISPRLPWLAALTGKGGWIAAMRVVAGAGVVVAGVVVFLVGQGQFDATMDALGGVLVILVGVGLITGPWLWKLWRNLETERRARIVSQERADMASHLHDSVLQTLALIQKQANDPRAVVRLARSQERDLRGWLYSDLVDDGSSLAAALTKMAAEVEDAFGTPVEVVTVGDAEIDDVARAVLKAAREATVNAAKHSGADKIDIFVEAGDDGVEVFVRDRGAGFDPDSVPEDRLGVRRSVIGRMERHGGEATIRSAPGEGTEVRLSTRRSS; the protein is encoded by the coding sequence ATGAGCACTGTGCCGACACCCCGTGCTGCCGGTCCGGCGGCGCGCGGTCCGGCGCGCCCCGACGACGCCGACGACCCCGTCGAGGACCGCACGGCCGACCCCGTCGAGGACCGCACGGCCGACCCCGTCGAGGACCGCACCGCTGACGCCGTCGTCGATGACGATCCCGTGCCCGAGACCGAGGCGGCCGCGGCGACGGAGCGGGGCCCGCGGGCGCTGCCGCCCGGTGAGCCGCCGGCGGGCAAGACCGGCGCCCGCACGCCCGACGCCGCCGCCGACCCGGGCGCGCCGCCGCGGTTCGCCCGGTCATCCGACGGTCGCATGGTCGCCGGTGTCGCCGTCGCGCTGGCCGCGCAGTTCAAGGTGCAGCCGCTGGCCGTGCGCATCGCGTTCAGCCTGCTCAGCGCCGTCTCCGGGTTCGGCGTCGTGCTCTACCTCGCCCTGTGGATCTTCACCCCGCTCGACCAGACGGTCGCGCGCGAGGCCGAGGAGGAGGCGGCGCCCGCGGGCATCGCGGCCGCCACCCGCACCGGCAAGCGCAAGCGGCGCACGTTCGTGCAGCGCACCGGCGACCTCGGTCAGCTGGCCGCGCTGGTCGTGCTCGGCGCGGGCGTGTGGCTGTTGGTGCAGCAGACCCCGCTCGGTGTCAGCCCGGCCGTGTTCTTCCCGCTGCTGCTCGCCGCCGCGGGCCTGACGCTGGTCTGGCGGGCCGCCGACGAGCAGGAGCGCAGTCGGCTGTCGGCCATCTCGCCGCGGCTGCCGTGGCTGGCGGCGCTGACCGGCAAGGGCGGCTGGATCGCGGCCATGCGCGTCGTCGCCGGGGCCGGGGTCGTCGTGGCCGGCGTCGTGGTCTTCCTGGTCGGCCAGGGGCAGTTCGACGCGACCATGGACGCGCTGGGCGGCGTGCTGGTCATCCTGGTGGGCGTCGGGCTCATCACCGGGCCGTGGCTGTGGAAGCTGTGGCGCAACCTCGAGACCGAGCGGCGCGCCCGCATCGTCTCGCAGGAGCGCGCCGACATGGCCTCCCACCTGCACGACTCCGTGCTGCAGACGCTGGCGCTCATCCAGAAGCAGGCCAACGACCCGCGCGCCGTCGTCCGGCTGGCCCGCAGCCAGGAGCGCGATCTGCGCGGGTGGCTCTACAGCGACCTCGTCGACGACGGGTCCTCGCTCGCGGCCGCGCTGACGAAGATGGCCGCCGAGGTCGAGGACGCGTTCGGCACGCCGGTCGAGGTGGTCACCGTCGGCGACGCCGAGATCGACGACGTCGCCCGGGCCGTCCTCAAGGCCGCCCGCGAGGCCACCGTCAACGCCGCCAAGCACTCGGGCGCGGACAAGATCGACATCTTCGTCGAGGCCGGCGACGACGGCGTCGAGGTCTTCGTCCGCGACCGCGGAGCGGGATTCGACCCGGACTCCGTCCCCGAGGACCGGCTGGGTGTGCGACGCTCGGTCATCGGGCGCATGGAACGGCACGGAGGCGAGGCCACCATCCGGTCCGCGCCCGGCGAAGGCACCGAAGTACGACTGTCGACCAGGAGAAGCTCGTGA
- a CDS encoding response regulator transcription factor, with amino-acid sequence MSETKPDETRPADAGPVTVVLVDDHAMFRTGVRAELAQAPSVDVVGEAADTAEAVAVVLRVKPEVVLLDVHLPGGGGGEVIRQVHPKEPAVRFLALSVSDAAEDVIGTIRAGARGYVTKSITGDDLVSAIGRVADGDAVFSPRLAGFVLDAFAGTEAPSVDDDLDRLTQREREVLRLIARGYAYKEIAKELFISVKTVETHVSAVLRKLQLSNRYELTRWATDRRLV; translated from the coding sequence GTGAGCGAGACCAAGCCAGACGAGACCAGGCCCGCCGACGCCGGCCCGGTGACGGTCGTCCTCGTCGACGACCACGCCATGTTCCGCACCGGCGTCCGCGCCGAGCTCGCGCAGGCGCCGTCCGTCGACGTCGTCGGCGAGGCCGCCGACACCGCTGAGGCGGTGGCCGTCGTGCTGCGGGTGAAGCCCGAGGTCGTGCTGCTCGACGTGCACCTGCCCGGCGGCGGTGGCGGCGAGGTGATCCGCCAGGTGCACCCCAAGGAGCCCGCCGTGCGGTTCCTGGCGCTGTCGGTGTCCGACGCCGCCGAGGACGTCATCGGCACCATCCGCGCCGGCGCCCGCGGCTACGTCACCAAGTCCATCACCGGCGACGACCTCGTCTCCGCCATCGGCCGGGTGGCCGACGGCGACGCCGTCTTCTCGCCGCGGCTGGCCGGGTTCGTGCTCGACGCGTTCGCCGGGACTGAGGCGCCGTCGGTCGACGACGACCTCGACCGGCTGACGCAGCGCGAGCGCGAGGTGCTGCGGCTCATCGCGCGTGGTTACGCGTACAAGGAGATCGCTAAGGAGCTGTTCATCTCCGTCAAGACGGTCGAGACGCACGTGTCCGCCGTCCTGCGCAAGCTGCAGCTCTCGAACCGGTACGAGCTGACGCGGTGGGCGACGGACCGGCGACTCGTCTGA
- a CDS encoding peptidase inhibitor family I36 protein: MPSIRRVLAAVVTGMLSFSLVNGAAPAASSAEHDGGCQGLELCLFYNSGQRGASHDFRYKVPDFGPYAFLGSSAGAGQSVKNHAASAWNLDGYFTARIYFNSGYAGPADDVTPLTRRNLGDTYNDNASFNWCHKQPLVCG, translated from the coding sequence GTGCCCTCGATCCGCCGTGTTCTCGCCGCCGTCGTGACTGGCATGTTGTCGTTCTCGCTGGTCAATGGGGCTGCTCCGGCCGCGTCCTCCGCCGAGCACGACGGAGGTTGCCAGGGCCTGGAGCTGTGTCTCTTCTACAACTCCGGCCAGCGCGGAGCGAGTCACGATTTCCGGTACAAGGTCCCTGATTTCGGGCCTTACGCGTTTCTCGGAAGCAGCGCGGGTGCCGGGCAGTCGGTGAAGAACCACGCCGCATCGGCCTGGAACCTCGACGGATACTTCACCGCGCGCATCTACTTCAATTCTGGTTATGCTGGGCCCGCTGATGACGTGACGCCGCTCACTCGACGCAATCTCGGCGACACGTACAACGACAACGCATCGTTCAACTGGTGCCACAAGCAGCCCCTGGTGTGCGGCTGA
- the pcrA gene encoding DNA helicase PcrA, with the protein MSALFDDLTLTAAAAPQKAKRRSRDPEALLDGLNGPQRDAVTHQGAPLLIVAGAGSGKTRVLTRRIAYLLGERNAHPGSILAITFTNKAAGEMKERVADLVGKRSDIMWVSTFHAACVRILRREAKVFGYTSSFSIYDQADSHRLMAMVCRELDLDPRRYQPRQFSYTVSNFKNELIDYETALARADTHQEKMVAEAYELYQRRLTEANAFDFDDLIMTTVHLLQAFPDVAETYRRRFRHILVDEYQDTNHAQYVLVRELVGTGVISGEDEPAVPPAELCVVGDADQSIYAFRGATIRNILQFEEDYPDTRVILLEQNYRSTQTILSAANAVIARNSGRKPKRLWSDSGDGAKIVGYVADDEHAEAQFVADEIDRLSDEGAARTGDVAVFYRTNAQSRVLEEIFVRVGLPYRVVGGTRFYERREIRDALAYLRFLANPEDSVSLRRILNVPKRGIGDRAEAMVEALAQRERSTFFQALRHAADAPGIATRSVNSIEGFVTLTDELRALIDDGVGPAAILEATLDRTGYVAELSESEDPQDETRLDNLRELVAVAGEYEAGEDSDGSLSGFLEQVSLVADADEIPEGDDHDGMVTLMTLHTAKGLEFPVVFLTGLEDGVFPHQRSLGGNSQELEEERRLAYVGITRARERLYLSRALLRSAWGSPAHNPASRFLAEIPDELIDWRRTEADQVKWNTPPPPRRQPVSGRPAGAGNRPVIALSAGDRVTHDAFGLGTVVATAGQGEHAKATVDFGDNGLKTLLLRYAPVEKL; encoded by the coding sequence ATGAGTGCCCTTTTCGACGACCTCACCCTGACCGCGGCGGCCGCTCCGCAGAAGGCCAAGCGGCGTTCGCGCGACCCCGAGGCGCTGCTCGACGGCCTCAACGGGCCGCAGCGCGACGCCGTCACTCATCAGGGGGCGCCGCTGCTCATCGTCGCGGGCGCGGGGTCGGGGAAGACGAGGGTGCTGACGCGGCGCATCGCCTATCTGCTGGGCGAGCGCAACGCGCACCCGGGCTCCATTCTGGCCATCACGTTCACCAACAAGGCCGCCGGCGAGATGAAGGAGCGCGTCGCCGACCTCGTCGGGAAGCGGTCGGACATCATGTGGGTGTCCACGTTCCACGCGGCGTGCGTGCGCATCCTGCGCCGCGAGGCCAAGGTCTTCGGCTACACGTCGTCGTTCTCCATCTACGACCAGGCCGACTCCCACCGGCTCATGGCCATGGTCTGCCGCGAGCTCGACCTCGACCCGCGCCGCTACCAGCCGCGGCAGTTCAGCTACACCGTCAGCAACTTCAAGAACGAGCTCATCGACTACGAGACCGCGCTCGCCCGGGCCGACACCCATCAGGAGAAGATGGTCGCCGAGGCGTACGAGCTGTACCAGCGCCGGCTCACCGAGGCCAACGCGTTCGACTTCGACGACCTCATCATGACGACGGTGCACCTGCTGCAGGCGTTCCCGGACGTCGCCGAGACCTACCGCCGCCGGTTCCGGCACATCCTGGTCGACGAGTACCAGGACACCAACCACGCCCAGTACGTGCTGGTGCGCGAGCTCGTCGGCACCGGCGTCATCTCCGGCGAGGACGAGCCCGCCGTGCCGCCGGCCGAGCTGTGTGTGGTGGGCGACGCCGACCAGTCCATCTATGCCTTCCGCGGCGCCACCATCCGCAACATCCTGCAGTTCGAAGAGGACTACCCCGACACCCGGGTCATCCTGCTCGAGCAGAACTACCGCTCCACGCAGACCATTCTGTCCGCGGCCAACGCCGTCATCGCCCGCAACTCCGGCCGCAAGCCGAAGCGGTTGTGGAGCGACAGCGGCGACGGCGCCAAGATCGTCGGGTACGTCGCCGACGACGAGCACGCCGAGGCGCAGTTCGTCGCCGACGAGATCGACCGCCTCTCCGACGAAGGGGCGGCCCGCACCGGCGACGTCGCGGTGTTCTACCGCACCAACGCCCAGTCCCGTGTGCTGGAAGAGATCTTCGTCCGGGTCGGCCTGCCGTACCGCGTCGTCGGCGGCACCCGGTTCTACGAGCGGCGCGAGATCCGCGACGCCCTGGCCTACCTGCGGTTCCTGGCCAATCCCGAAGACTCCGTGTCGCTGCGGCGCATCCTCAACGTCCCCAAGCGCGGCATCGGCGACCGCGCCGAGGCCATGGTCGAGGCGCTGGCCCAGCGCGAGCGCAGCACGTTCTTCCAGGCACTGCGCCACGCCGCCGACGCCCCCGGTATCGCGACCCGCTCGGTCAACTCCATCGAGGGGTTCGTCACGCTCACCGACGAGCTTCGGGCCCTCATCGACGACGGCGTCGGCCCGGCGGCCATCCTCGAGGCGACACTCGACCGCACCGGCTACGTCGCCGAGCTGTCCGAGTCCGAGGACCCGCAGGACGAGACCCGCCTCGACAACCTGCGCGAGCTGGTCGCCGTCGCCGGCGAGTACGAGGCGGGCGAAGACTCCGACGGCTCGCTGTCCGGGTTCCTCGAGCAGGTCAGCCTGGTCGCCGACGCCGACGAGATCCCCGAAGGCGACGACCACGACGGCATGGTCACGCTCATGACCCTGCACACCGCCAAGGGCCTCGAGTTCCCGGTCGTGTTCCTCACCGGCCTCGAGGACGGCGTCTTCCCGCACCAGCGCTCGCTCGGCGGCAACTCGCAGGAGCTCGAGGAGGAGCGCCGGCTCGCCTACGTCGGCATCACCCGGGCGCGCGAGCGGCTCTACCTGTCGCGGGCGTTGCTGCGCAGCGCGTGGGGGTCGCCGGCGCACAACCCGGCCTCGCGGTTCCTCGCCGAGATCCCCGACGAGCTCATCGACTGGCGCCGCACCGAGGCCGACCAGGTCAAGTGGAACACCCCGCCGCCCCCGCGCCGGCAGCCGGTCAGCGGCCGGCCCGCGGGTGCGGGCAACCGCCCGGTCATCGCGCTGTCCGCCGGCGACCGCGTCACCCACGACGCGTTCGGCCTGGGCACCGTCGTCGCCACCGCGGGGCAGGGCGAGCACGCCAAGGCCACCGTCGACTTCGGCGACAACGGCCTGAAGACGCTGCTGCTGCGCTACGCCCCGGTCGAGAAGCTCTGA